DNA from Intestinimonas massiliensis (ex Afouda et al. 2020):
GCCATGCTGGCGTCGGTGGCCGTGTGCTGTGGGCTGCTGAACCTGTTTTTTCTGCGCTCCGACCGGCCCTGGTCCCTCTACGTCATCGGGGCGGCGGTGATGCTGTGGATCTGGTTGGTGCCGCCGCTGCTCCACCGGACCATGCCCTTGTGGCTGCGGCTGCTGCTGGATGTGGCGGCGGTGGGGGTCTATGTTTACCTCATCTCCATCGACCTGCGGGGCCATGACTGGTATATGGGCCTGGCCCTGCCCATTATCCTCACGGGCGGAGCCATCATGGCCGCCCTGGGCCTGCTGCTGGGCAAGGGACGCCGTTCCATCCTGTCCAGCGTCACCCTTATCATCGGCTCCGTCGGGCTGTTCCTGGTGGGCGTGGAGGTCTTCATCGACCGCTGGCTGTTCGGGCGCTGGACTCCGGGCTGGTCGCTGGTGGTGCTGGCAGTGTGCGCGGCACTGGTCATCCCCCTGCTGGTGGTGCGCCACCGCCCTGCCCTCCGGGAGGAGGCCCGGCGGCGGTTCCATATGTGACACCAGCATGAATATTCATAGATTTGTGAATATTCATGCCAATTAGAGGAAAAATATACGGGAAAGAAGGGGGCGTAGTACGCATAGTTATGCAAAATTGCCCTTGCATTTTATACAGGGCCGTGGTATCATAACTCCAACATCGAACGACACGGAGGTTTTTCACCATGGCGGA
Protein-coding regions in this window:
- a CDS encoding DUF6320 domain-containing protein, translating into MSYCVNCGVELDPSAGICPLCHTPVVNPGRPVDEEAPPPFPTRRAEVQPVNKWEVALLLSAMLASVAVCCGLLNLFFLRSDRPWSLYVIGAAVMLWIWLVPPLLHRTMPLWLRLLLDVAAVGVYVYLISIDLRGHDWYMGLALPIILTGGAIMAALGLLLGKGRRSILSSVTLIIGSVGLFLVGVEVFIDRWLFGRWTPGWSLVVLAVCAALVIPLLVVRHRPALREEARRRFHM